The genome window AGCACCTCGGCAGTGAGCTGGTGCCCACCGACGCCCGCACCTTCGCGAACGGCGAGATCTACGCCCGGTTCGACGAGAGCGTGCGCGGGTCGGACGCGTTCGTGATCCAGTCGCACACCTCTCCCATCAACGAATGGCTCATGGAGCAGCTCATCATGGTGGACGCACTCAAGCGCGCCTCTGCCAAGCGCATCACGGTTGTGGCCCCGTTCTACCCGTACGCCCGCCAGGACAAGAAGGGCCGCGGCCGCGAGCCGATCTCGGCCCGCCTGATCGCCGACCTGTTCAAGGCCGCCGGCGCCGACCGGATCATGTCGGTCGACCTCCACGCCGCCCAGATCCAGGGCTTCTTCGACGGCCCGGTCGACCACCTCTTCGCCATGCCGGTGCTGCTGGAGCACATGCAGCGCGAGCTCGACCCGTCGACCCTGACCGTCGTCTCGCCCGACATGGGCCGCGTGCGCGTCGCCGACATCTGGAGCGACAAGCTCGGCGTGCCGCTGGCGATCATCCACAAGCGCCGCGACCCGCTGGTGCCCAACCAGGTCTCGGTGCACGAGATCGTCGGCGATGTGAAGGGCCGCGTCTGCCTCCTGGTCGACGACCTCATCGACACCGGCCGCACCATCGTGAAGGCGGCGGAGGCGCTCAAGGCGAACGGCGCGATCGGCGTCGTGGTGGCCGCGACGCACGCCGTGTTCAGCGACCCGGCGGTCGAGCTGCTGCAGTCGGAGGCGATCGACTCGGTCGTCGTCACAGACACGCTGCCGCTGCCGATGCACAAGCGCTGGGAGGGCCTCACCGTCCTGCCGATCGCGCCGCTGCTGGCGAACGCGATCCGCGAGGTCTTCACCGACGGCTCGGTGACCTCGATGTTCGACGGCGCCGCCTGAGCCTGCGCCCGACCGTTCCGCCCTCCGCTACGGGAGGGCGTGCGGCGCCGACGGGATGAGCCCCAGCGGCGCCACGAAGGTCGTGTCGCCCTCGGTGTTGAGCGCGTAGCACTGCCAGCCCGGGCCGGCGGGCGCGAACAGCTCGAAGCGCGCCGACGAGCCCACCGAGTCCGGCTGGTAGTGCCGGGCG of Leifsonia shinshuensis contains these proteins:
- a CDS encoding ribose-phosphate diphosphokinase, which produces MSGITATGQKRLVLISGRAHPELAEQIAEHLGSELVPTDARTFANGEIYARFDESVRGSDAFVIQSHTSPINEWLMEQLIMVDALKRASAKRITVVAPFYPYARQDKKGRGREPISARLIADLFKAAGADRIMSVDLHAAQIQGFFDGPVDHLFAMPVLLEHMQRELDPSTLTVVSPDMGRVRVADIWSDKLGVPLAIIHKRRDPLVPNQVSVHEIVGDVKGRVCLLVDDLIDTGRTIVKAAEALKANGAIGVVVAATHAVFSDPAVELLQSEAIDSVVVTDTLPLPMHKRWEGLTVLPIAPLLANAIREVFTDGSVTSMFDGAA